Part of the Candidatus Poribacteria bacterium genome is shown below.
GGGATCCACCTCGCCTGCCAGGAAGTCATCGACCTGGGAAGGCGCGCGCCCGACATACCGAGACGGATCCAAAGCCCGTTCGAGGTCTGCCGCGTTCAGTCGGAACGCCTCGTCTCCCGCGATTCGCCCCAACAAGTCGTTGACGCCGTCGCCGTCTTTGACGCGGGCTCCAGCCGCTCGGGAGTGCCGCCGTATGCGCTCGTGGAGCTCCTGACGATCTCCGCCGTTCTTGACGGCTTCCATCAGGATGTTCTCGGTCGCCATGAAGGGGAGCTCGGCGACCAGATGGCGTTCGATGACGCGTTCGTGGACGACAAGCCCGCGAGCCACGTTCAGCATGAGCGTCAGGATTCCGTCGGTCGCCAGGAACATCTCAGGAACGGTGATCCGCTTGTTTGCGGAGTCGTCGAGCGTCCGCTCGAACCACTGCGTCGCCGCCGTGAAGTACGGGCTCTGCGCCGCAGTGATGGTGTAGCGCGACAGCGAGGCGATCCGCTCGGAGCGCATCGGGTTCTGCTTGTAGGGCATCGCGGACGAACCGACCTGAGCGTCCTCGATGGGCTC
Proteins encoded:
- a CDS encoding adenylosuccinate lyase codes for the protein HLPFRGVKGTTGTQASFVELFEGDHDRIRRLDRLVAEKMGFGAVFAVTGQTYSRKVDSQVANVLAGIAQSAHKFSNDIRLLQNMKEIEEPIEDAQVGSSAMPYKQNPMRSERIASLSRYTITAAQSPYFTAATQWFERTLDDSANKRITVPEMFLATDGILTLMLNVARGLVVHERVIERHLVAELPFMATENILMEAVKNGGDRQELHERIRRHSRAAGARVKDGDGVNDLLGRIAGDEAFRLNAADLERALDPSRYVGRAPSQVDDFLAGEVDPIIDAHRDLLGADAELRV